The following are encoded together in the Coffea arabica cultivar ET-39 chromosome 1c, Coffea Arabica ET-39 HiFi, whole genome shotgun sequence genome:
- the LOC113739633 gene encoding uncharacterized protein: MLFSSIKECKLAITNYSVRQGRPRKFMKQDKIRLSAKCKSEGCDWLIYAGKLGGEGSVQIKTFEDTHKCGFTYDNPLVNSGWVSRKYIEEFRTNPKVDMEYFRKTVMKDNKCSFSKKQTYRVRRKAMKFIHGSEIDQYSKLGAYMHEIQKSNPGSSIISKIVDGSTSTPTQQQRFQRPLIRVDGTFLKGSVGGVLLIAVGLDANNSIYPIAYVVTKVENKESWAWFFKLLKEDLKIERDYEWTIMSDKQKGLIQACDSVFPNVAHRFCVKHLHGNFSSAGFKGEGLRKALWAAAKATTAAEFASRMEEMEAIDIHATKWFDDKPLSQ, encoded by the exons ATGTTGTTCAGTAGTATAAAGGAGTGCAAGTTGGCTATCACAAATTATAGTGTAAGACAGGGCAGACCACGTAAATTTATGAAGCAGGACAAAATAAGATTGAGCGCTAAGTGTAAAAGTGAAGGGTGTGACTGGCTTATTTATGCTGGAAAATTGGGTGGGGAAGGTAGTGTGCAAATCAAGACATTTGAGGACACTCACAAATGTGGTTTCACCTATGACAATCCACTTGTAAATTCTGGATGGGTTAGCAGAAAGTATATTGAGGAGTTTAGGACTAATCCTAAGGTAGATATGGAGTACTTTAGAAAGACTGTAATGAAGGATAATAAGTGCTCTTTCTCCAAAAAACAAACATATAGGGTCAGAAGAAAGGCTATGAAGTTTATTCATGGGAGTGAAATTGACCAATATAGTAAGCTAGGAGCATACATGCATGAAATTCAGAAATCCAACCCTGGAAGCTCCATTATATCGAAAATTGTGGATGGATCTACAAGTACACCAACACAGCAGCAAAGGTTCCAAAG GCCTTTGATTAGAGTAGATGGTACATTCTTGAAAGGGTCAGTTGGGGGAGTTCTATTGATAGCTGTTGGATTAGATGCTAATAATAGCATTTATCCAATTGCATATGTTGTAACAAAGGTAGAAAATAAGGAATCTTGGGCATGGTTCTTCAAATTACTCAAAGAAGACTTGAAAATTGAACGGGATTATGAGTGGACTATCATGAGTGACAAGCAAAAGGGGCTGATTCAGGCATGTGACAGTGTTTTTCCAAATGTAGCTCATAGGTTTTGTGTGAAACACCTGCATGGCAACTTTTCATCTGCTGGATTCAAAGGAGAAGGTCTGAGAAAAGCCTTATGGGCTGCTGCAAAGGCAACTACTGCAGCAGAATTTGCCAGCAGAATGGAAGAAATGGAAGCAATTGACATACATGCAACCAAGTGGTTTGATGATAAACCTCTATCTCAATAG